In Arachis hypogaea cultivar Tifrunner chromosome 2, arahy.Tifrunner.gnm2.J5K5, whole genome shotgun sequence, a genomic segment contains:
- the LOC112749077 gene encoding uricase-2 isozyme 2 encodes MAERVEGFNFEQRHGKERVRVARLWKTKEGKHYVVEWRVGISLFSDCVNSYLRDDNSDIVATDTMKNTVYAKAKECSEILSVENFAIELAKHFISFYRQVTTAIVNIVEKPWERIIVDGQPHMHGFKLGSERHTVEAIVKKSGALQLTSGVEGLSVLKTTKSGFEGFIRDKYTALPETRERMLATEVTGLWRYSYESLSSVPQKPLYFMERYGDVKRVLLETFFGPPNVGVYSPSVQSTLYQMARATLNRFPDIDSVQLKMPNIHFLPVNISNTGGQIVKFNDDVYLPTDEPHGSIQATLSCFWSKM; translated from the exons ATGGCAGAAAGAGTAGAGGGATTCAACTTCGAGCAAAGGCATGGGAAAGAGAGGGTAAGGGTGGCTCGCCTGTGGAAGACGAAGGAAGGAAAACACTACGTTGTGGAGTGGCGAGTCGGCATCAGCCTCTTCTCGGATTGTGTCAACTCTTATCTCCGTGATGACAACTCCGATATAGTTGCCACTGACACCATGAAGAACACT GTATATGCAAAAGCCAAGGAGTGCTCTGAAATACTTTCTGTTGAGAACTTTGCTATTGAGCTTGCCAAGCACTTTATATCATTCTATAGGCAG GTTACTACAGCTATTGTAAACATTGTGGAAAAGCCATGGGAACGCATCATCGTGGATGGTCAACCTCATATGCATG gtTTCAAACTTGGATCTGAGAGGCATACAGTTGAGGCAATAGTAAAAAAGTCTGGTGCTCTACAGTTGACTTCTGGTGTTGAAGGATTATCAGTGCTGAAAACTACTA AGTCTGGTTTTGAAGGGTTTATACGAGACAAGTACACGGCTCTTCCTGAAACACGTGAAAGGATGCTGGCAACAGAAGTAACTGGTCTGTGGAG GTACTCTTATGAATCACTAAGCAGCGTCCCACAGAAGCCACTTTACTTTATGGAGAGGTACGGCGATGTTAAAAGAGTTCTGCTTGAAACCTTTTTCGGTCCACCGAATGTGGGGGTGTACAGCCCATCTGTTCAAAGCACTCTCTATCAAATGGCAAGGGCCACATTGAACAG ATTTCCTGACATAGATTCTGTTCAACTAAAGATGCCAAATATTCATTTCCTACCAGTCAATATCTCAAATACAGGTGGTCAAATTGTAAAG TTTAACGATGATGTATACTTACCCACGGACGAGCCACATGGGTCAATTCAAGCTACATTGAGCTGCTTTTGGTCAAAGATGTAG